In the genome of Phacochoerus africanus isolate WHEZ1 chromosome 10, ROS_Pafr_v1, whole genome shotgun sequence, one region contains:
- the FGFR3 gene encoding fibroblast growth factor receptor 3 isoform X3, with translation MGAPACAFAFCVAVAVVTGAASGPPGMEQRVVRRAAEAPGPEPGQQELVFGAGDAVELSCHLPAGAPTGPTVWVKDGAGLVPSDRILVGPRRLQVLNASHEDTGVYSCRQRLTPRVLCHFSVRVTDAPASGDDEDGEDEAEDAGAPYWTRPERMDKKLLAVPAANTVRFRCPAAGNPTPSISWLKNGKEFRGEHRIGGIKLRHQQWSLVMESVVPSDRGNYTCVVENKFGSIQQTYTLDVLERSPHRPILQAGLPANQTAVLGSDVEFHCKVYSDAQPHIQWLKHVEVNGSKVGPDGTPYVTVLKSWMSESVEADARLRLANVSERDGGEYLCRASNFIGVAEKAFWLRVHGPQAAEEELVEAGEAGSVYAGVLSYGLGFLLFILVVATVTLCRLRSPPKKGLGSPTVHKVSRFPLKRQVTVSLESSSSMSSNTPLVRIARLSSGEGPTLANVSELELPADPKWELSRARLTLGKPLGEGCFGQVVMAEAIGIDKDRAAKPVTVAVKMLKDDATDKDLSDLVSEMEMMKMIGKHKNIINLLGACTQGGPLYVLVEYAAKGNLREYLRARRPPGTDYSFDTCRLPEEQLTFKDLVSCAYQVARGMEYLASQKCIHRDLAARNVLVTEDNVMKIADFGLARDVHNLDYYKKTTNGRLPVKWMAPEALFDRVYTHQSDVWSFGVLLWEIFTLGGSPYPGIPVEELFKLLKEGHRMDKPANCTHDLYMIMRECWHAAPSQRPTFKQLVEDLDRVLTVTSTDEYLDLSVPFEQYSPGGQDTPSSSSSGDDSVFAHDLLPPAPPSGGGSRT, from the exons ATGGGCGCCCCGGCTTGCGCCTTCGCGTTCTGCGTGGCGGTGGCAGTCGTGACCGGCGCCGCCTCCGGGCCCCCGGGCATGGAGCAACGCGTCGTGCGGAGAGCGGCAG AGGCCCCGGGCCCTGAGCCTGGCCAGCAGGAGCTGGTCTTCGGCGCCGGGGATGCTGTGGAGCTGAGCTGCCACCTGCCCGCGGGGGCTCCCACGGGGCCCACCGTCTGGGTGAAAGACGGCGCGGGGCTAGTGCCCTCAGACCGCATCCTGGTGGGGCCTCGGCGGCTGCAGGTGCTGAACGCCTCCCACGAGGACACGGGGGTCTACAGCTGCCGGCAGCGGCTCACCCCGCGGGTCCTGTGCCACTTCAGCGTGCGCGTGACGG ATGCTCCCGCCTCGGGGGACGACGAAGATGGCGAGGACGAGGCCGAAGACGCAG GGGCCCCTTACTGGACACGGCCCGAGCGGATGGACAAGAAGCTGCTGGCCGTGCCGGCTGCCAACACCGTCCGCTTCCGCTGCCCGGCTGCCGGCAACCCCACTCCGTCCATCTCCTGGCTGAAGAATGGCAAGGAGTTCCGAGGCGAGCATCGCATCGGGGGCATCAAG CTGCGCCACCAGCAGTGGAGCCTGGTCATGGAGAGCGTGGTGCCCTCCGACCGCGGCAACTACACGTGCGTCGTGGAGAACAAGTTTGGCAGCATCCAGCAGACGTACACCCTGGACGTGCTCG AGCGCTCCCCGCACCGGCCCATCCTGCAGGCGGGGCTGCCCGCCAACCAGACGGCCGTGCTGGGCAGCGACGTGGAGTTCCATTGCAAGGTGTACAGCGACGCCCAGCCCCACATCCAGTGGCTTAAGCACGTGGAGGTGAACGGCAGCAAAGTGGGGCCCGACGGCACGCCCTACGTCACCGTGCTCAAG TCGTGGATGAGTGAGAGTGTGGAGGCCGACGCGCGCCTCCGCCTGGCCAATGTGTCCGAGCGCGACGGGGGCGAGTACCTCTGTCGAGCCTCCAATTTCATAGGCGTGGCTGAGAAGGCCTTTTGGCTGCGTGTTCACGGGCCCCAAGCAG CCGAGGAGGAGCTGGTGGAGGCTGGTGAGGCTGGCAGTGTGTACGCGGGAGTCCTCAGCTACGGGCTGGGCTTTCTCCTCTTCATCCTGGTGGTGGCCACCGTGACACTCTGCCGCCTGCGCAGCCCCCCCAAGAAGGGCCTGGGCTCGCCCACCGTACACAAGGTCTCCCGCTTCCCGCTCAAGCGACAGGTAACA GTGTCCTTGGAGTCCAGCTCGTCCATGAGCTCCAACACGCCGCTGGTGCGCATCGCCCGCCTGTCCTCGGGGGAGGGGCCCACCCTGGCCAACGTTTCGGAGCTCGAGCTGCCTGCCGACCCCAAGTGGGAGCTGTCCCGGGCCCG CCTGACCCTGGGCAAGCCTCTTGGGGAGGGCTGCTTCGGCCAGGTGGTCATGGCAGAGGCCATCGGCATCGACAAGGACCGGGCTGCCAAGCCCGTCACGGTGGCCGTGAAGATGCtgaaag ACGACGCCACCGACAAGGACCTGTCGGACCTGGTGTCCGAGATGGAGATGATGAAGATGATCGGGAAACACAAGAACATCATCAACCTGCTGGGCGCCTGCACGCAGGGCG GGCCCCTGTACGTGCTGGTGGAGTACGCGGCCAAGGGCAACCTGCGGGAGTACCTGCGGGCGCGGCGGCCCCCGGGCACCGACTACTCCTTCGACACCTGCAGGCTGCCCGAGGAGCAGCTCACCTTCAAGGACCTGGTGTCCTGTGCCTACCAGGTGGCGCGGGGCATGGAGTACCTGGCCTCACAGAAG tgCATCCACAGGGACCTGGCGGCCCGCAACGTGCTGGTGACGGAAGACAACGTGATGAAGATCGCGGACTTCGGCCTGGCCCGCGACGTGCACAACCTCGACTACTACAAGAAGACCACCAAC ggcCGGCTGCCCGTGAAGTGGATGGCACCCGAGGCCTTGTTCGACCGCGTCTACACCCACCAGAGTGATGT CTGGTCCTTCGGGGTTCTGCTGTGGGAGATCTTCACGCTGGGGGGCTCGCCGTACCCCGGCATCCCAGTGGAGGAGCTCTTCAAGCTGCTGAAGGAAGGCCACCGCATGGACAAGCCGGCCAACTGCACACACGACCT GTACATGATCATGCGGGAGTGCTGGCACGCCGCGCCCtcccagaggcccaccttcaaGCAGCTGGTGGAGGACCTGGACCGCGTCCTCACTGTGACCTCCACCGAC GAGTACCTGGACCTGTCGGTGCCCTTCGAGCAGTACTCGCCGGGCGGCCAGGACACGCCCAGCTCCAGCTCCTCAGGCGACGACTCGGTGTTTGCCCACGACCTGCTGCCTCCGGCCCCACCCAGCGGCGGGGGCTCGCGGACGTGA
- the FGFR3 gene encoding fibroblast growth factor receptor 3 isoform X6, whose translation MGAPACAFAFCVAVAVVTGAASGPPGMEQRVVRRAAEAPGPEPGQQELVFGAGDAVELSCHLPAGAPTGPTVWVKDGAGLVPSDRILVGPRRLQVLNASHEDTGVYSCRQRLTPRVLCHFSVRVTDAPASGDDEDGEDEAEDAGAPYWTRPERMDKKLLAVPAANTVRFRCPAAGNPTPSISWLKNGKEFRGEHRIGGIKLRHQQWSLVMESVVPSDRGNYTCVVENKFGSIQQTYTLDVLERSPHRPILQAGLPANQTAVLGSDVEFHCKVYSDAQPHIQWLKHVEVNGSKVGPDGTPYVTVLKSWMSESVEADARLRLANVSERDGGEYLCRASNFIGVAEKAFWLRVHGPQAAEEELVEAGEAGSVYAGVLSYGLGFLLFILVVATVTLCRLRSPPKKGLGSPTVHKVSRFPLKRQVSLESSSSMSSNTPLVRIARLSSGEGPTLANVSELELPADPKWELSRARLTLGKPLGEGCFGQVVMAEAIGIDKDRAAKPVTVAVKMLKDDATDKDLSDLVSEMEMMKMIGKHKNIINLLGACTQGGPLYVLVEYAAKGNLREYLRARRPPGTDYSFDTCRLPEEQLTFKDLVSCAYQVARGMEYLASQKCIHRDLAARNVLVTEDNVMKIADFGLARDVHNLDYYKKTTNGRLPVKWMAPEALFDRVYTHQSDVWSFGVLLWEIFTLGGSPYPGIPVEELFKLLKEGHRMDKPANCTHDLYMIMRECWHAAPSQRPTFKQLVEDLDRVLTVTSTDEYLDLSVPFEQYSPGGQDTPSSSSSGDDSVFAHDLLPPAPPSGGGSRT comes from the exons ATGGGCGCCCCGGCTTGCGCCTTCGCGTTCTGCGTGGCGGTGGCAGTCGTGACCGGCGCCGCCTCCGGGCCCCCGGGCATGGAGCAACGCGTCGTGCGGAGAGCGGCAG AGGCCCCGGGCCCTGAGCCTGGCCAGCAGGAGCTGGTCTTCGGCGCCGGGGATGCTGTGGAGCTGAGCTGCCACCTGCCCGCGGGGGCTCCCACGGGGCCCACCGTCTGGGTGAAAGACGGCGCGGGGCTAGTGCCCTCAGACCGCATCCTGGTGGGGCCTCGGCGGCTGCAGGTGCTGAACGCCTCCCACGAGGACACGGGGGTCTACAGCTGCCGGCAGCGGCTCACCCCGCGGGTCCTGTGCCACTTCAGCGTGCGCGTGACGG ATGCTCCCGCCTCGGGGGACGACGAAGATGGCGAGGACGAGGCCGAAGACGCAG GGGCCCCTTACTGGACACGGCCCGAGCGGATGGACAAGAAGCTGCTGGCCGTGCCGGCTGCCAACACCGTCCGCTTCCGCTGCCCGGCTGCCGGCAACCCCACTCCGTCCATCTCCTGGCTGAAGAATGGCAAGGAGTTCCGAGGCGAGCATCGCATCGGGGGCATCAAG CTGCGCCACCAGCAGTGGAGCCTGGTCATGGAGAGCGTGGTGCCCTCCGACCGCGGCAACTACACGTGCGTCGTGGAGAACAAGTTTGGCAGCATCCAGCAGACGTACACCCTGGACGTGCTCG AGCGCTCCCCGCACCGGCCCATCCTGCAGGCGGGGCTGCCCGCCAACCAGACGGCCGTGCTGGGCAGCGACGTGGAGTTCCATTGCAAGGTGTACAGCGACGCCCAGCCCCACATCCAGTGGCTTAAGCACGTGGAGGTGAACGGCAGCAAAGTGGGGCCCGACGGCACGCCCTACGTCACCGTGCTCAAG TCGTGGATGAGTGAGAGTGTGGAGGCCGACGCGCGCCTCCGCCTGGCCAATGTGTCCGAGCGCGACGGGGGCGAGTACCTCTGTCGAGCCTCCAATTTCATAGGCGTGGCTGAGAAGGCCTTTTGGCTGCGTGTTCACGGGCCCCAAGCAG CCGAGGAGGAGCTGGTGGAGGCTGGTGAGGCTGGCAGTGTGTACGCGGGAGTCCTCAGCTACGGGCTGGGCTTTCTCCTCTTCATCCTGGTGGTGGCCACCGTGACACTCTGCCGCCTGCGCAGCCCCCCCAAGAAGGGCCTGGGCTCGCCCACCGTACACAAGGTCTCCCGCTTCCCGCTCAAGCGACAG GTGTCCTTGGAGTCCAGCTCGTCCATGAGCTCCAACACGCCGCTGGTGCGCATCGCCCGCCTGTCCTCGGGGGAGGGGCCCACCCTGGCCAACGTTTCGGAGCTCGAGCTGCCTGCCGACCCCAAGTGGGAGCTGTCCCGGGCCCG CCTGACCCTGGGCAAGCCTCTTGGGGAGGGCTGCTTCGGCCAGGTGGTCATGGCAGAGGCCATCGGCATCGACAAGGACCGGGCTGCCAAGCCCGTCACGGTGGCCGTGAAGATGCtgaaag ACGACGCCACCGACAAGGACCTGTCGGACCTGGTGTCCGAGATGGAGATGATGAAGATGATCGGGAAACACAAGAACATCATCAACCTGCTGGGCGCCTGCACGCAGGGCG GGCCCCTGTACGTGCTGGTGGAGTACGCGGCCAAGGGCAACCTGCGGGAGTACCTGCGGGCGCGGCGGCCCCCGGGCACCGACTACTCCTTCGACACCTGCAGGCTGCCCGAGGAGCAGCTCACCTTCAAGGACCTGGTGTCCTGTGCCTACCAGGTGGCGCGGGGCATGGAGTACCTGGCCTCACAGAAG tgCATCCACAGGGACCTGGCGGCCCGCAACGTGCTGGTGACGGAAGACAACGTGATGAAGATCGCGGACTTCGGCCTGGCCCGCGACGTGCACAACCTCGACTACTACAAGAAGACCACCAAC ggcCGGCTGCCCGTGAAGTGGATGGCACCCGAGGCCTTGTTCGACCGCGTCTACACCCACCAGAGTGATGT CTGGTCCTTCGGGGTTCTGCTGTGGGAGATCTTCACGCTGGGGGGCTCGCCGTACCCCGGCATCCCAGTGGAGGAGCTCTTCAAGCTGCTGAAGGAAGGCCACCGCATGGACAAGCCGGCCAACTGCACACACGACCT GTACATGATCATGCGGGAGTGCTGGCACGCCGCGCCCtcccagaggcccaccttcaaGCAGCTGGTGGAGGACCTGGACCGCGTCCTCACTGTGACCTCCACCGAC GAGTACCTGGACCTGTCGGTGCCCTTCGAGCAGTACTCGCCGGGCGGCCAGGACACGCCCAGCTCCAGCTCCTCAGGCGACGACTCGGTGTTTGCCCACGACCTGCTGCCTCCGGCCCCACCCAGCGGCGGGGGCTCGCGGACGTGA
- the FGFR3 gene encoding fibroblast growth factor receptor 3 isoform X9 encodes MGAPACAFAFCVAVAVVTGAASGPPGMEQRVVRRAAEAPGPEPGQQELVFGAGDAVELSCHLPAGAPTGPTVWVKDGAGLVPSDRILVGPRRLQVLNASHEDTGVYSCRQRLTPRVLCHFSVRVTDAPASGDDEDGEDEAEDAGAPYWTRPERMDKKLLAVPAANTVRFRCPAAGNPTPSISWLKNGKEFRGEHRIGGIKLRHQQWSLVMESVVPSDRGNYTCVVENKFGSIQQTYTLDVLERSPHRPILQAGLPANQTAVLGSDVEFHCKVYSDAQPHIQWLKHVEVNGSKVGPDGTPYVTVLKTAGANTTDKELEVLSLRNVTFEDAGEYTCLAGNSIGFSHHSAWLVVLPAEEELVEAGEAGSVYAGVLSYGLGFLLFILVVATVTLCRLRSPPKKGLGSPTVHKVSRFPLKRQQVSLESSSSMSSNTPLVRIARLSSGEGPTLANVSELELPADPKWELSRARLTLGKPLGEGCFGQVVMAEAIGIDKDRAAKPVTVAVKMLKDDATDKDLSDLVSEMEMMKMIGKHKNIINLLGACTQGGPLYVLVEYAAKGNLREYLRARRPPGTDYSFDTCRLPEEQLTFKDLVSCAYQVARGMEYLASQKCIHRDLAARNVLVTEDNVMKIADFGLARDVHNLDYYKKTTNGRLPVKWMAPEALFDRVYTHQSDVWSFGVLLWEIFTLGGSPYPGIPVEELFKLLKEGHRMDKPANCTHDLYMIMRECWHAAPSQRPTFKQLVEDLDRVLTVTSTDEYLDLSVPFEQYSPGGQDTPSSSSSGDDSVFAHDLLPPAPPSGGGSRT; translated from the exons ATGGGCGCCCCGGCTTGCGCCTTCGCGTTCTGCGTGGCGGTGGCAGTCGTGACCGGCGCCGCCTCCGGGCCCCCGGGCATGGAGCAACGCGTCGTGCGGAGAGCGGCAG AGGCCCCGGGCCCTGAGCCTGGCCAGCAGGAGCTGGTCTTCGGCGCCGGGGATGCTGTGGAGCTGAGCTGCCACCTGCCCGCGGGGGCTCCCACGGGGCCCACCGTCTGGGTGAAAGACGGCGCGGGGCTAGTGCCCTCAGACCGCATCCTGGTGGGGCCTCGGCGGCTGCAGGTGCTGAACGCCTCCCACGAGGACACGGGGGTCTACAGCTGCCGGCAGCGGCTCACCCCGCGGGTCCTGTGCCACTTCAGCGTGCGCGTGACGG ATGCTCCCGCCTCGGGGGACGACGAAGATGGCGAGGACGAGGCCGAAGACGCAG GGGCCCCTTACTGGACACGGCCCGAGCGGATGGACAAGAAGCTGCTGGCCGTGCCGGCTGCCAACACCGTCCGCTTCCGCTGCCCGGCTGCCGGCAACCCCACTCCGTCCATCTCCTGGCTGAAGAATGGCAAGGAGTTCCGAGGCGAGCATCGCATCGGGGGCATCAAG CTGCGCCACCAGCAGTGGAGCCTGGTCATGGAGAGCGTGGTGCCCTCCGACCGCGGCAACTACACGTGCGTCGTGGAGAACAAGTTTGGCAGCATCCAGCAGACGTACACCCTGGACGTGCTCG AGCGCTCCCCGCACCGGCCCATCCTGCAGGCGGGGCTGCCCGCCAACCAGACGGCCGTGCTGGGCAGCGACGTGGAGTTCCATTGCAAGGTGTACAGCGACGCCCAGCCCCACATCCAGTGGCTTAAGCACGTGGAGGTGAACGGCAGCAAAGTGGGGCCCGACGGCACGCCCTACGTCACCGTGCTCAAG ACGGCGGGCGCTAACACCACCGACAAGGAGCTAGAGGTTCTGTCCTTACGCAATGTCACCTTTGAGGACGCGGGGGAGTACACGTGTCTGGCGGGCAATTCTATCGGGTTCTCCCATCACTCTGCGTGGCTGGTGGTGCTGCCAG CCGAGGAGGAGCTGGTGGAGGCTGGTGAGGCTGGCAGTGTGTACGCGGGAGTCCTCAGCTACGGGCTGGGCTTTCTCCTCTTCATCCTGGTGGTGGCCACCGTGACACTCTGCCGCCTGCGCAGCCCCCCCAAGAAGGGCCTGGGCTCGCCCACCGTACACAAGGTCTCCCGCTTCCCGCTCAAGCGACAG CAGGTGTCCTTGGAGTCCAGCTCGTCCATGAGCTCCAACACGCCGCTGGTGCGCATCGCCCGCCTGTCCTCGGGGGAGGGGCCCACCCTGGCCAACGTTTCGGAGCTCGAGCTGCCTGCCGACCCCAAGTGGGAGCTGTCCCGGGCCCG CCTGACCCTGGGCAAGCCTCTTGGGGAGGGCTGCTTCGGCCAGGTGGTCATGGCAGAGGCCATCGGCATCGACAAGGACCGGGCTGCCAAGCCCGTCACGGTGGCCGTGAAGATGCtgaaag ACGACGCCACCGACAAGGACCTGTCGGACCTGGTGTCCGAGATGGAGATGATGAAGATGATCGGGAAACACAAGAACATCATCAACCTGCTGGGCGCCTGCACGCAGGGCG GGCCCCTGTACGTGCTGGTGGAGTACGCGGCCAAGGGCAACCTGCGGGAGTACCTGCGGGCGCGGCGGCCCCCGGGCACCGACTACTCCTTCGACACCTGCAGGCTGCCCGAGGAGCAGCTCACCTTCAAGGACCTGGTGTCCTGTGCCTACCAGGTGGCGCGGGGCATGGAGTACCTGGCCTCACAGAAG tgCATCCACAGGGACCTGGCGGCCCGCAACGTGCTGGTGACGGAAGACAACGTGATGAAGATCGCGGACTTCGGCCTGGCCCGCGACGTGCACAACCTCGACTACTACAAGAAGACCACCAAC ggcCGGCTGCCCGTGAAGTGGATGGCACCCGAGGCCTTGTTCGACCGCGTCTACACCCACCAGAGTGATGT CTGGTCCTTCGGGGTTCTGCTGTGGGAGATCTTCACGCTGGGGGGCTCGCCGTACCCCGGCATCCCAGTGGAGGAGCTCTTCAAGCTGCTGAAGGAAGGCCACCGCATGGACAAGCCGGCCAACTGCACACACGACCT GTACATGATCATGCGGGAGTGCTGGCACGCCGCGCCCtcccagaggcccaccttcaaGCAGCTGGTGGAGGACCTGGACCGCGTCCTCACTGTGACCTCCACCGAC GAGTACCTGGACCTGTCGGTGCCCTTCGAGCAGTACTCGCCGGGCGGCCAGGACACGCCCAGCTCCAGCTCCTCAGGCGACGACTCGGTGTTTGCCCACGACCTGCTGCCTCCGGCCCCACCCAGCGGCGGGGGCTCGCGGACGTGA
- the FGFR3 gene encoding fibroblast growth factor receptor 3 isoform X10, translated as MGAPACAFAFCVAVAVVTGAASGPPGMEQRVVRRAAEAPGPEPGQQELVFGAGDAVELSCHLPAGAPTGPTVWVKDGAGLVPSDRILVGPRRLQVLNASHEDTGVYSCRQRLTPRVLCHFSVRVTDAPASGDDEDGEDEAEDAGAPYWTRPERMDKKLLAVPAANTVRFRCPAAGNPTPSISWLKNGKEFRGEHRIGGIKLRHQQWSLVMESVVPSDRGNYTCVVENKFGSIQQTYTLDVLERSPHRPILQAGLPANQTAVLGSDVEFHCKVYSDAQPHIQWLKHVEVNGSKVGPDGTPYVTVLKTAGANTTDKELEVLSLRNVTFEDAGEYTCLAGNSIGFSHHSAWLVVLPAEEELVEAGEAGSVYAGVLSYGLGFLLFILVVATVTLCRLRSPPKKGLGSPTVHKVSRFPLKRQVSLESSSSMSSNTPLVRIARLSSGEGPTLANVSELELPADPKWELSRARLTLGKPLGEGCFGQVVMAEAIGIDKDRAAKPVTVAVKMLKDDATDKDLSDLVSEMEMMKMIGKHKNIINLLGACTQGGPLYVLVEYAAKGNLREYLRARRPPGTDYSFDTCRLPEEQLTFKDLVSCAYQVARGMEYLASQKCIHRDLAARNVLVTEDNVMKIADFGLARDVHNLDYYKKTTNGRLPVKWMAPEALFDRVYTHQSDVWSFGVLLWEIFTLGGSPYPGIPVEELFKLLKEGHRMDKPANCTHDLYMIMRECWHAAPSQRPTFKQLVEDLDRVLTVTSTDEYLDLSVPFEQYSPGGQDTPSSSSSGDDSVFAHDLLPPAPPSGGGSRT; from the exons ATGGGCGCCCCGGCTTGCGCCTTCGCGTTCTGCGTGGCGGTGGCAGTCGTGACCGGCGCCGCCTCCGGGCCCCCGGGCATGGAGCAACGCGTCGTGCGGAGAGCGGCAG AGGCCCCGGGCCCTGAGCCTGGCCAGCAGGAGCTGGTCTTCGGCGCCGGGGATGCTGTGGAGCTGAGCTGCCACCTGCCCGCGGGGGCTCCCACGGGGCCCACCGTCTGGGTGAAAGACGGCGCGGGGCTAGTGCCCTCAGACCGCATCCTGGTGGGGCCTCGGCGGCTGCAGGTGCTGAACGCCTCCCACGAGGACACGGGGGTCTACAGCTGCCGGCAGCGGCTCACCCCGCGGGTCCTGTGCCACTTCAGCGTGCGCGTGACGG ATGCTCCCGCCTCGGGGGACGACGAAGATGGCGAGGACGAGGCCGAAGACGCAG GGGCCCCTTACTGGACACGGCCCGAGCGGATGGACAAGAAGCTGCTGGCCGTGCCGGCTGCCAACACCGTCCGCTTCCGCTGCCCGGCTGCCGGCAACCCCACTCCGTCCATCTCCTGGCTGAAGAATGGCAAGGAGTTCCGAGGCGAGCATCGCATCGGGGGCATCAAG CTGCGCCACCAGCAGTGGAGCCTGGTCATGGAGAGCGTGGTGCCCTCCGACCGCGGCAACTACACGTGCGTCGTGGAGAACAAGTTTGGCAGCATCCAGCAGACGTACACCCTGGACGTGCTCG AGCGCTCCCCGCACCGGCCCATCCTGCAGGCGGGGCTGCCCGCCAACCAGACGGCCGTGCTGGGCAGCGACGTGGAGTTCCATTGCAAGGTGTACAGCGACGCCCAGCCCCACATCCAGTGGCTTAAGCACGTGGAGGTGAACGGCAGCAAAGTGGGGCCCGACGGCACGCCCTACGTCACCGTGCTCAAG ACGGCGGGCGCTAACACCACCGACAAGGAGCTAGAGGTTCTGTCCTTACGCAATGTCACCTTTGAGGACGCGGGGGAGTACACGTGTCTGGCGGGCAATTCTATCGGGTTCTCCCATCACTCTGCGTGGCTGGTGGTGCTGCCAG CCGAGGAGGAGCTGGTGGAGGCTGGTGAGGCTGGCAGTGTGTACGCGGGAGTCCTCAGCTACGGGCTGGGCTTTCTCCTCTTCATCCTGGTGGTGGCCACCGTGACACTCTGCCGCCTGCGCAGCCCCCCCAAGAAGGGCCTGGGCTCGCCCACCGTACACAAGGTCTCCCGCTTCCCGCTCAAGCGACAG GTGTCCTTGGAGTCCAGCTCGTCCATGAGCTCCAACACGCCGCTGGTGCGCATCGCCCGCCTGTCCTCGGGGGAGGGGCCCACCCTGGCCAACGTTTCGGAGCTCGAGCTGCCTGCCGACCCCAAGTGGGAGCTGTCCCGGGCCCG CCTGACCCTGGGCAAGCCTCTTGGGGAGGGCTGCTTCGGCCAGGTGGTCATGGCAGAGGCCATCGGCATCGACAAGGACCGGGCTGCCAAGCCCGTCACGGTGGCCGTGAAGATGCtgaaag ACGACGCCACCGACAAGGACCTGTCGGACCTGGTGTCCGAGATGGAGATGATGAAGATGATCGGGAAACACAAGAACATCATCAACCTGCTGGGCGCCTGCACGCAGGGCG GGCCCCTGTACGTGCTGGTGGAGTACGCGGCCAAGGGCAACCTGCGGGAGTACCTGCGGGCGCGGCGGCCCCCGGGCACCGACTACTCCTTCGACACCTGCAGGCTGCCCGAGGAGCAGCTCACCTTCAAGGACCTGGTGTCCTGTGCCTACCAGGTGGCGCGGGGCATGGAGTACCTGGCCTCACAGAAG tgCATCCACAGGGACCTGGCGGCCCGCAACGTGCTGGTGACGGAAGACAACGTGATGAAGATCGCGGACTTCGGCCTGGCCCGCGACGTGCACAACCTCGACTACTACAAGAAGACCACCAAC ggcCGGCTGCCCGTGAAGTGGATGGCACCCGAGGCCTTGTTCGACCGCGTCTACACCCACCAGAGTGATGT CTGGTCCTTCGGGGTTCTGCTGTGGGAGATCTTCACGCTGGGGGGCTCGCCGTACCCCGGCATCCCAGTGGAGGAGCTCTTCAAGCTGCTGAAGGAAGGCCACCGCATGGACAAGCCGGCCAACTGCACACACGACCT GTACATGATCATGCGGGAGTGCTGGCACGCCGCGCCCtcccagaggcccaccttcaaGCAGCTGGTGGAGGACCTGGACCGCGTCCTCACTGTGACCTCCACCGAC GAGTACCTGGACCTGTCGGTGCCCTTCGAGCAGTACTCGCCGGGCGGCCAGGACACGCCCAGCTCCAGCTCCTCAGGCGACGACTCGGTGTTTGCCCACGACCTGCTGCCTCCGGCCCCACCCAGCGGCGGGGGCTCGCGGACGTGA